The following are from one region of the Jatrophihabitans telluris genome:
- a CDS encoding ArsR/SmtB family transcription factor yields MTDSLSRAFAALADPTRRDLVTRLSDGDATVGLLAAPYPVSVQAISKHLKVLEEAGLVSRGREGHRSPVHLEAEVFDLMTKWIERYRERAEARYLRLDAVLAELSEGTEA; encoded by the coding sequence ATGACCGACTCGTTGTCGCGGGCATTCGCGGCGCTCGCCGATCCGACCCGACGGGACTTGGTGACGCGACTGTCCGACGGCGACGCCACGGTCGGGCTGTTGGCGGCGCCGTACCCGGTGAGCGTGCAGGCCATCTCCAAGCATCTGAAGGTGCTGGAGGAGGCCGGTCTGGTGAGCCGCGGCCGGGAGGGGCACCGCAGCCCGGTACACCTGGAGGCGGAGGTGTTCGACCTGATGACGAAGTGGATCGAGCGGTACCGGGAGCGGGCTGAGGCTCGTTACCTACGGCTCGATGCCGTGCTGGCCGAGCTGAGCGAAGGAACCGAGGCATGA
- a CDS encoding ABC transporter permease, translating into MNDTFRRTGATASRVLRQLGHDRRSVGLLIVVPAILLALFKYVYSGADVVFERIGPQLLGIFPFIIMFLITSVTMVRERTSGTLERLLTTLLRRGELIAGYALAFGLAAAIQSAVTVTVSLGLLELSVRSVWVVVVFAVLDAVLGTALGLLFSAFATTEFQAVQFMPAVVLPQLLLCGLLNPRQNMATALRWLSDVLPLTYATDAFTRAGTQVGLNGPMWRDLVVLLGCLAVALGLASLTLRRRTA; encoded by the coding sequence ATGAACGACACCTTCCGGCGCACCGGGGCCACCGCATCGCGAGTCCTGCGCCAGCTGGGCCACGACCGCCGCAGCGTCGGCCTGCTCATCGTCGTACCCGCGATATTGCTAGCCCTGTTCAAGTACGTCTACAGCGGCGCGGACGTCGTCTTCGAGCGGATCGGCCCGCAGTTACTGGGGATCTTTCCGTTCATCATCATGTTCCTGATCACGTCGGTGACGATGGTGCGCGAGCGAACCTCCGGCACGCTCGAGCGCCTGCTGACCACTCTCCTGCGGCGCGGTGAACTGATCGCCGGCTACGCACTGGCCTTCGGCCTGGCCGCGGCGATCCAGTCCGCGGTCACCGTCACGGTGTCCTTGGGACTGCTCGAACTGTCCGTGCGCAGCGTGTGGGTCGTAGTTGTCTTCGCCGTACTCGACGCGGTGCTCGGCACCGCCTTGGGCCTGCTGTTCTCCGCGTTCGCTACCACCGAGTTCCAGGCCGTCCAATTCATGCCTGCTGTGGTGTTGCCGCAATTGCTGTTGTGCGGACTGCTCAATCCGCGCCAGAACATGGCGACCGCGCTGCGATGGCTCTCCGACGTCCTGCCGCTGACCTACGCCACCGACGCCTTCACCCGAGCCGGGACGCAGGTGGGGTTGAATGGCCCGATGTGGCGGGATCTGGTGGTGCTGCTCGGGTGCCTGGCCGTGGCCCTGGGTCTGGCGTCGCTGACCCTGCGCCGCCGAACGGCGTGA
- a CDS encoding helix-turn-helix transcriptional regulator: MDNRVEVREFLSSRRARITPDQAGLPAYGGNRRVKGLRREEVALLAGVSIDYYVRMERGNLAGASDSVIEGVADALQLDEAEREHLFALAHAAGPQSSRRQRPAPTSVRPVIQQVLDAITEAPAWVRNARHDILAMNQLAQALYSPVLASPVAGASNRRPANTTRFMYLDPAARDFFIDYDRMATDAAAMLRLEAGRNPYDKELITLVGELSTQSELFRQHWASHNVKFHRSGRKRLRHPAVGELDLNFEGLELGSEPELRLNVYTADPNTPAADGLKLLATWAATAKLAGELARY; this comes from the coding sequence ATGGACAACCGAGTCGAGGTGCGCGAATTCCTCAGCTCCCGACGCGCCCGCATTACCCCTGACCAGGCGGGATTGCCCGCCTACGGCGGCAATCGGCGCGTCAAGGGACTGCGTCGCGAGGAGGTCGCGCTGCTTGCAGGCGTGAGCATCGACTACTACGTCCGCATGGAGCGAGGCAACCTCGCCGGCGCGTCCGACTCAGTGATCGAAGGAGTCGCCGACGCGTTGCAGCTCGACGAGGCCGAGCGTGAGCATCTGTTCGCGCTGGCCCATGCGGCTGGGCCTCAGAGCAGCCGGCGTCAACGTCCGGCGCCCACGTCGGTCAGGCCGGTGATTCAGCAGGTGCTCGACGCGATCACCGAAGCTCCGGCCTGGGTGCGCAACGCTCGTCACGACATCCTCGCCATGAACCAGCTGGCGCAAGCCCTGTACTCGCCCGTCCTGGCCTCGCCCGTCGCCGGAGCCAGCAACAGGCGTCCAGCCAACACCACCCGGTTCATGTATCTGGACCCTGCTGCGCGGGACTTCTTCATCGACTATGACCGCATGGCCACCGACGCGGCAGCGATGCTGCGCCTCGAGGCCGGCCGCAACCCGTACGACAAGGAGCTGATCACGCTCGTCGGCGAGCTGTCGACACAGAGCGAGCTGTTTCGTCAGCACTGGGCCTCGCACAACGTCAAATTCCACCGCAGTGGCCGTAAGCGTCTCAGGCATCCCGCGGTGGGCGAACTCGATCTGAACTTCGAAGGCTTAGAGCTTGGCTCCGAGCCCGAGCTGCGCCTCAACGTCTACACCGCCGACCCGAACACTCCCGCCGCCGACGGCCTGAAGCTGCTCGCGACGTGGGCGGCCACCGCGAAATTGGCCGGAGAACTCGCCAGATACTGA
- a CDS encoding ABC transporter ATP-binding protein produces MMNYDHAVVVSGLTVVRGGHIVLDDLDLTMAPGQITGLLGPSGCGKTTLIRAIAGVQIIRAGHIDVLGRPAGVPSLRRRVAYVTQASSVYPDLTVTENLRYFAAMAGVVPSGIGRYLDQVGLRDQADALTGTLSGGQRTRVSLAAALLAEPELLLLDEPTVGLDPVLRRDLWQLFRSLASAGRTLLVSSHVMDEAGRCDEVLLLRQGRLIAQDSPRRLLARTGTDDLESAFLALAEATDAPSGKEIPA; encoded by the coding sequence ATGATGAATTATGACCACGCGGTGGTCGTGAGCGGCCTGACCGTGGTTCGCGGTGGGCACATCGTTCTCGACGATCTCGACCTGACTATGGCGCCGGGACAGATCACCGGGCTCCTCGGACCGAGCGGTTGCGGGAAGACCACGCTGATTCGTGCGATCGCCGGTGTCCAGATCATCCGGGCCGGCCACATCGACGTTCTCGGCCGTCCGGCGGGCGTGCCATCACTACGCCGGCGGGTCGCCTACGTCACGCAGGCCAGCTCGGTCTACCCCGACCTCACCGTCACCGAGAACCTCCGATACTTCGCCGCGATGGCCGGTGTTGTCCCCAGTGGGATCGGGCGCTACCTCGACCAGGTAGGGCTGCGCGACCAGGCCGACGCCCTCACCGGGACCCTGTCGGGAGGACAGCGCACTCGGGTCTCCTTGGCCGCGGCCTTGCTGGCCGAACCTGAATTGCTGCTGCTCGACGAGCCGACGGTCGGCCTGGATCCGGTACTTCGCCGCGACCTGTGGCAGCTCTTCCGCTCGCTGGCCTCAGCGGGACGGACACTGCTGGTGTCCAGTCACGTCATGGACGAGGCGGGCCGCTGCGACGAGGTGCTGCTGCTCCGACAGGGCCGCCTGATCGCCCAGGACAGCCCACGCCGGCTGCTCGCCCGTACAGGTACCGACGATCTCGAGTCGGCCTTCCTCGCCCTGGCCGAGGCCACCGACGCCCCTTCCGGCAAGGAGATTCCGGCATGA
- a CDS encoding TetR family transcriptional regulator, producing the protein MSDSAQARGAGQARGAAPSGRSRGRPRNTGSEDTRDHLINSARVLFAANGFNGTSVRAIAARAGVDASLIRHYFGDKAGLLVASMALPVNPVDLVREAFEQGPAGLGSRIIRTFLTAWDPHRSVFSALLRTSMATAEQDPPVVQMMRGVVLTGLTGVMTGEDRELRAELVVAQIVGLASLRYVLAITPLANAPVEDVAARYGPALQRLITPAAEE; encoded by the coding sequence GTGAGCGACTCAGCCCAGGCTCGCGGGGCCGGCCAGGCTCGCGGGGCTGCCCCGAGCGGCCGTTCGAGAGGACGGCCCCGCAACACCGGATCCGAGGACACGCGCGACCACCTCATCAACTCCGCGCGGGTCCTCTTCGCCGCCAACGGATTCAACGGCACGTCCGTCCGGGCGATCGCCGCCCGGGCAGGTGTCGACGCAAGCCTGATCCGACATTATTTCGGGGACAAGGCCGGCCTGTTGGTCGCCTCGATGGCGTTGCCGGTCAACCCCGTGGACCTGGTGCGTGAAGCGTTCGAGCAGGGGCCGGCCGGGTTGGGCAGCCGGATCATCAGGACCTTTCTGACCGCGTGGGACCCCCATCGCAGCGTCTTCAGCGCGTTGCTGCGGACGTCCATGGCGACCGCCGAGCAGGATCCGCCGGTCGTGCAGATGATGCGGGGCGTCGTGCTCACCGGGCTCACCGGCGTGATGACCGGCGAGGACCGCGAACTGCGCGCCGAACTCGTCGTCGCCCAGATCGTGGGGCTCGCCTCGCTGCGGTACGTGCTGGCGATCACGCCCCTGGCAAACGCCCCGGTCGAGGACGTGGCGGCCCGCTACGGTCCGGCGCTGCAACGACTCATCACGCCGGCGGCGGAAGAATGA
- a CDS encoding SDR family oxidoreductase has translation MSTVWFITGAGRGLGIDIAQSALAAGHAVVATGRDAARVEEAVGTHDKLLAVTLDITDPSAAEHAAQTALDRFGRIDVLVNNAGNFYAGYFETISPEQFRAQMETNFFGPLNVTRAVLPIMRGQRSGQVITVTSTAGLIGQEFCAAYAASKFALEGWLESLRFDVEPFGIKTMAVEPGFFRTELLVEGSSTIWPALDIDDYADRTATTITAWKSMNGQQGGDPRKLAQALVQISDSDDLPLRFVAGADAMAAEERNLSTIRSQIEAHRALSASLAYDA, from the coding sequence ATCAGCACAGTGTGGTTCATCACCGGAGCCGGTCGAGGCCTCGGGATCGACATCGCTCAGTCGGCGCTTGCCGCGGGACATGCGGTTGTGGCCACCGGGCGTGACGCCGCCCGGGTCGAGGAGGCGGTCGGGACCCACGACAAGCTGCTCGCGGTCACCCTTGACATCACCGACCCGTCGGCTGCCGAACACGCGGCGCAGACCGCCCTTGATCGGTTCGGGCGTATCGACGTGCTCGTGAACAACGCCGGCAACTTCTACGCGGGCTACTTCGAGACCATCAGCCCCGAACAGTTTCGGGCTCAGATGGAGACCAACTTCTTCGGCCCACTCAACGTAACTCGCGCCGTGTTGCCGATCATGCGTGGGCAACGAAGTGGGCAGGTCATCACGGTGACCAGCACCGCCGGCCTGATCGGTCAGGAATTCTGCGCCGCCTACGCCGCCTCGAAATTCGCCCTCGAAGGCTGGCTCGAGTCACTGCGTTTCGACGTCGAACCGTTCGGAATCAAGACGATGGCCGTGGAACCCGGGTTCTTCCGTACCGAACTGCTCGTCGAAGGCAGCTCCACAATCTGGCCGGCGCTGGACATCGATGACTACGCCGATCGCACCGCCACCACGATCACCGCGTGGAAGAGCATGAACGGGCAGCAGGGGGGCGATCCGAGAAAGCTGGCTCAGGCGCTGGTACAGATCTCGGATTCGGATGACCTGCCGCTCCGCTTCGTCGCCGGCGCGGATGCGATGGCCGCCGAGGAGCGAAATCTTTCCACCATCCGATCCCAGATCGAGGCCCACCGCGCCCTGTCGGCCTCACTCGCCTACGACGCCTAG
- a CDS encoding TIGR03086 family metal-binding protein translates to MTVPTDPAERHRVVAAAFTARVRNASDWDAPAPVAGWRARDVVAHLVEWFPDFLKTATGLTLDRGPSAEHDPVAAWQVHTDAVQRLLDGPQAGTAFRHPMVGQMPLPDAVDRFYTTDVFMHTWDLARATAQDERLDPQTCEDLLAQMVPIEDLMRSSGQYGARVTVPDDADAQTRLLAFIGRDPLRGRQ, encoded by the coding sequence ATGACCGTCCCTACGGACCCGGCCGAGCGTCATCGCGTGGTGGCCGCTGCTTTCACGGCCCGCGTGCGAAACGCCTCCGACTGGGATGCCCCCGCGCCGGTGGCAGGATGGCGCGCCCGCGACGTGGTCGCCCACCTGGTCGAGTGGTTCCCGGACTTCCTGAAGACAGCGACCGGTCTGACGCTCGATCGCGGCCCGTCTGCGGAGCACGACCCGGTCGCGGCCTGGCAGGTGCACACCGACGCGGTACAGCGACTGCTCGACGGGCCACAGGCAGGGACAGCCTTTCGTCACCCGATGGTGGGCCAGATGCCGCTGCCGGACGCGGTCGATCGGTTCTACACAACCGACGTTTTCATGCACACGTGGGACCTTGCCCGCGCAACCGCGCAGGACGAACGGCTGGACCCGCAGACCTGCGAAGACCTCCTCGCGCAGATGGTTCCCATCGAGGACCTGATGCGATCCTCGGGCCAGTACGGAGCCCGGGTCACGGTGCCCGACGATGCCGACGCACAGACCCGCCTGCTCGCCTTCATCGGCCGAGACCCGCTACGCGGCAGGCAATGA
- a CDS encoding DNA recombination protein RmuC codes for MVSVALLCLVVGLAAGALIGHLYTRGRAALSALARAQVDAARGGSAHDLAQRQHAIAAMVGPLQSSLDAVQAQLRLSERDRLSAQAALDEHLAAMRVTTEGLRTETSQLVTALRAPQVRGRWGELQLERAVEAAGMVEHVDYRTQVTVAGPDGTVRPDLVVTLVGGREIVIDAKVAFSGYLEAMEATTEARRTDRLRAHARQLRAHVDGLADKTYWDAFESTPEFVVCFVPAEAFLDAALRQDPTLLEHALARNVVIATPSTLVALLRTIGYSWRQEALARNTAEVSKLGRELHQRLSTMSGHLDKVGRSLSSAVTAFNSTVGAFESRVLVTARRFDDLSVVDSSAHGGLPAPEQILATTRAVSSE; via the coding sequence ATGGTTTCCGTCGCACTCCTCTGTCTGGTTGTCGGGCTCGCCGCCGGCGCTCTCATCGGGCATCTCTACACCCGGGGGCGCGCGGCCTTGTCGGCCTTGGCTCGCGCCCAGGTGGACGCGGCGCGCGGCGGGTCGGCTCATGACCTGGCCCAACGACAACACGCGATCGCCGCGATGGTCGGACCGCTGCAGAGCAGCCTCGACGCCGTGCAGGCTCAGCTGCGGCTGTCCGAACGCGATCGGTTGAGCGCCCAGGCCGCTCTGGACGAACATCTGGCGGCCATGCGGGTGACGACGGAAGGCCTGCGTACCGAGACGAGCCAGCTGGTGACCGCGCTGCGTGCGCCGCAGGTCCGCGGCCGGTGGGGTGAGCTGCAGCTGGAACGTGCGGTCGAGGCTGCCGGCATGGTCGAACACGTCGACTACCGCACGCAGGTGACCGTCGCCGGCCCCGACGGCACTGTCCGGCCGGATCTGGTCGTGACACTCGTCGGCGGGCGCGAGATCGTCATCGACGCCAAGGTGGCTTTCTCCGGATATCTCGAAGCGATGGAGGCCACGACCGAGGCGCGCCGCACCGACCGGCTTCGCGCGCACGCACGGCAGCTGCGTGCCCACGTTGACGGCCTGGCCGACAAGACGTACTGGGACGCTTTCGAGTCGACCCCGGAGTTCGTGGTCTGCTTCGTGCCGGCTGAGGCATTCCTCGACGCCGCTCTCAGGCAGGACCCGACCCTCTTGGAGCACGCGCTGGCGCGCAACGTCGTCATCGCGACGCCGAGCACCCTGGTGGCGTTACTACGCACCATCGGCTACAGCTGGCGGCAGGAGGCGCTGGCGCGCAACACCGCCGAGGTGAGCAAGCTCGGCCGGGAGCTGCACCAACGGCTGTCCACGATGAGCGGCCACCTCGACAAGGTGGGCCGCTCGCTGTCCTCGGCGGTGACCGCGTTCAACTCCACAGTTGGCGCCTTCGAGAGCCGGGTTCTGGTCACCGCTCGCCGATTCGACGATCTGTCCGTCGTCGATTCCAGCGCCCATGGTGGCCTGCCGGCACCTGAGCAGATACTGGCAACCACCCGGGCTGTCAGCTCGGAGTAG
- a CDS encoding MFS transporter codes for MSSTAPARLHTRAVLVIILVSYFMILLDNSIIFTALPRIHSAMHYSDTGLAWVQDAYTLVFGGLLLLGARAGDLLGRRRVFIVGLAVFAVASLLVGLSPAGWSLIAARGLQGIGAAIVAPSSLSLLTASFPAGPARARAVALYGATAGIGSSLGLVVGGALADWVSWRAGFFLNVPIGIAMIVLAPRYLPETTTKRGRFDLTGAICATVGVGAIVYGIIHAADASWTSPTTLASLAVGLGLVVALAHFERGAAQPIMPLRLFVSRERVGAYLGRFLYLAAMIGFFYFGTQYLQGVLGFSAFRAGVAFFPMTVVNFAVAMAIPRLTARLGLGIPLATGVAATLIGMWWLAQVGVTSSYWSAVAAPMLFIGAGQGLAFAPMTSAGISGVDADDAGAASGLVNTFHQLGMALGLGVLVTTSANSGSHLTSAAAVLTARVDTALSAGSVLLALCLIVTVALVVVPGVSVRRPGLTSLDRTQPIPTDGPALATAANK; via the coding sequence ATGAGCTCAACGGCACCAGCCCGACTCCACACCCGCGCCGTCCTGGTGATCATCTTGGTCAGCTATTTCATGATCCTGCTGGACAACTCGATCATCTTCACCGCCCTGCCGAGGATCCATTCGGCGATGCACTACTCCGATACCGGCCTGGCCTGGGTCCAGGACGCCTACACCCTCGTCTTCGGCGGCCTTTTGCTGCTGGGCGCTCGGGCCGGTGACCTGCTGGGACGTCGGCGCGTGTTCATCGTCGGCCTGGCCGTCTTCGCCGTGGCCTCGCTGCTCGTCGGACTGTCTCCGGCGGGCTGGTCGTTGATCGCTGCGAGGGGTTTGCAAGGCATCGGCGCGGCAATCGTCGCACCGTCGTCACTGTCGTTGCTCACGGCCAGCTTTCCCGCCGGACCCGCGCGCGCCAGAGCAGTTGCTCTCTACGGCGCGACCGCAGGTATCGGCTCCAGCCTCGGCCTTGTCGTCGGTGGAGCGCTTGCGGACTGGGTGTCGTGGCGAGCCGGGTTCTTTCTAAACGTCCCGATCGGCATTGCCATGATCGTGCTGGCGCCTCGGTACTTGCCAGAGACAACGACCAAGCGGGGTCGCTTCGATCTCACCGGCGCAATCTGCGCGACCGTCGGTGTCGGGGCCATCGTCTACGGCATCATCCACGCGGCCGACGCCTCCTGGACGTCCCCGACCACGCTGGCATCGCTTGCTGTCGGCCTGGGTCTGGTCGTTGCTCTGGCGCACTTCGAACGTGGCGCTGCGCAGCCGATCATGCCGCTGCGCTTGTTCGTGAGCCGTGAGCGCGTTGGGGCCTATCTCGGCCGATTCCTCTACCTCGCGGCGATGATCGGATTCTTCTATTTCGGCACGCAGTACCTCCAAGGCGTCCTCGGGTTCAGCGCGTTCCGGGCCGGCGTTGCCTTCTTCCCGATGACGGTTGTCAACTTCGCCGTCGCCATGGCGATCCCGCGCCTCACCGCCCGGCTCGGCCTAGGCATCCCCTTGGCCACGGGCGTTGCGGCCACGTTGATCGGCATGTGGTGGCTGGCCCAGGTCGGCGTCACCAGCTCGTACTGGAGCGCGGTGGCGGCCCCCATGCTGTTCATCGGCGCAGGTCAGGGCCTGGCGTTCGCGCCGATGACCTCGGCAGGAATCTCCGGCGTGGACGCCGACGACGCTGGAGCCGCGTCCGGTCTCGTCAACACTTTTCATCAGCTAGGAATGGCACTCGGCCTCGGCGTTCTGGTCACTACGTCAGCCAACTCGGGCAGCCACCTCACCTCCGCCGCAGCAGTCTTGACCGCACGCGTGGACACCGCACTCAGCGCCGGGTCAGTCCTGCTGGCACTGTGTCTGATCGTCACCGTCGCGCTCGTCGTGGTGCCCGGGGTGTCGGTGCGGCGGCCTGGGCTCACATCCCTCGACAGGACACAGCCCATCCCCACCGACGGACCCGCTCTGGCGACGGCCGCGAACAAGTGA
- a CDS encoding 4-hydroxy-3-methylbut-2-enyl diphosphate reductase has product MSDTTATDVTGRTEPIKRVLLAKPRGYCAGVDRAVQTVEHALDHYGAPVYVRKQIVHNLHVVRSLEARGAVFVEETDEVPMGSIVVFSAHGVAPEVHAEAAARNLKAIDATCPLVTKVHNEARRFAAEDYDIVLIGHEGHEEVVGTTGEAPDHIKLVDGPADAAKVQVRDPDKVVWLSQTTLSVDETMQTVEALRQRYPNLQSPPSDDICYATQNRQAAVKAIAAQVDLFLVVGSANSSNSVRMVEVARTAGARAAYLVDNAAAIDEEWLTGVGTVGLSSGASVPEVLVSEVASWLAERGYGDLQEVNHTEERLTFALPQELRRDLRLSAKA; this is encoded by the coding sequence ATGTCTGACACCACTGCCACGGACGTGACCGGCCGGACGGAGCCCATCAAGCGGGTGCTGCTGGCCAAACCGCGCGGGTATTGCGCGGGCGTCGACCGGGCCGTTCAGACCGTCGAGCATGCTCTGGATCACTACGGTGCGCCGGTCTACGTCCGCAAGCAGATCGTGCACAACCTGCACGTCGTGCGGTCGCTGGAGGCGCGCGGCGCGGTCTTCGTCGAGGAAACCGACGAGGTGCCGATGGGATCGATCGTGGTGTTCTCCGCGCACGGAGTCGCCCCTGAGGTGCACGCTGAAGCCGCGGCCCGCAACCTCAAGGCCATCGATGCCACCTGTCCGCTCGTGACCAAGGTTCACAACGAAGCTCGGCGTTTCGCCGCAGAGGATTACGACATCGTGCTGATCGGTCATGAGGGCCACGAGGAGGTGGTCGGGACGACCGGTGAGGCGCCTGATCACATCAAGCTCGTGGACGGACCGGCCGACGCCGCGAAGGTCCAGGTGCGCGATCCGGACAAGGTCGTCTGGCTGTCCCAGACCACGTTGTCAGTCGACGAGACGATGCAGACGGTGGAGGCGTTGCGGCAGCGGTACCCGAACCTGCAGTCGCCGCCCAGCGACGACATCTGCTACGCCACCCAGAATCGGCAGGCCGCCGTCAAGGCGATCGCCGCGCAGGTGGACCTCTTCCTGGTGGTGGGCTCGGCGAACTCGTCGAACTCGGTCCGGATGGTCGAGGTGGCCAGGACCGCCGGCGCACGCGCCGCCTACCTCGTCGACAACGCTGCGGCGATCGACGAGGAGTGGCTCACCGGCGTCGGCACGGTCGGGCTGTCCTCCGGGGCCTCGGTTCCTGAGGTCCTGGTGTCCGAGGTGGCTAGCTGGCTGGCCGAGCGGGGATACGGCGACCTGCAGGAGGTCAATCACACCGAGGAACGCCTGACCTTCGCGTTGCCGCAGGAGTTGCGTCGGGATCTGCGCTTGTCGGCGAAGGCCTGA
- a CDS encoding DUF6542 domain-containing protein gives MSGTSSASEYDKYARYRSSATPRNGDWSEPTVAQRRAAPGTGYDSVHPQTGHPARPESEPSPDRAGRLGDPRREGQQGKQGQQGGGPGRSTDRGVPGWAAVLVLIVIAGIGGLIDQISGASIQGAFNWALIVASLIAILIVRRGQMFPVVIAPPLVYFIASAAKLYISSNGLKSRGALIDAASNWLVYGFPAIAAATAIVLLIAGIRMLARR, from the coding sequence GTGTCCGGAACGTCCAGTGCGTCGGAATACGACAAGTACGCGCGTTACCGCTCGTCGGCTACCCCGCGAAACGGTGACTGGTCCGAGCCGACCGTCGCCCAGCGCCGCGCCGCGCCGGGCACCGGCTACGACAGCGTCCACCCACAGACCGGTCATCCGGCCAGGCCGGAATCGGAGCCTTCGCCAGACCGCGCCGGTCGCCTCGGCGATCCGCGCCGCGAAGGCCAGCAAGGCAAGCAAGGCCAGCAGGGCGGCGGACCGGGTCGATCGACCGATCGCGGGGTACCCGGCTGGGCGGCGGTCCTCGTCCTCATCGTCATCGCCGGCATCGGCGGCCTCATTGACCAGATCAGCGGCGCGTCCATTCAAGGGGCCTTCAACTGGGCCCTGATCGTCGCCTCGTTGATCGCGATCCTCATCGTGCGCCGGGGTCAGATGTTCCCCGTCGTGATCGCTCCCCCGCTCGTGTACTTCATCGCCTCCGCGGCCAAGCTCTACATCAGTTCGAACGGTCTCAAGAGCCGTGGCGCGCTGATCGACGCCGCCTCTAACTGGCTGGTTTACGGCTTCCCGGCCATCGCTGCCGCCACTGCGATCGTGCTGCTCATCGCCGGGATACGAATGCTCGCCCGACGCTGA
- the ychF gene encoding redox-regulated ATPase YchF: MALTIGIVGLPNVGKSTLFNALTRNDVLAANYPFATIEPNVGVVGVPDPRLTVLAGIFSSAKVVPATVSFVDIAGIVRGASEGQGLGNKFLANIREADAICQVIRAFTDPDVVHVDGKVSPADDIETINTELILADLDTVEKALPRLQKEARIQKDKVSVVAAVEAAQKVLEEGRTVFAAGLDPEPLRELHLMTAKPFLYVFNVDPGELANADFITSLRDLVAPADAVFLDAKTESELVELEPEEALELLQSMGVEESGLDQLAHLGFDTLGLQTYLTAGPKEARAWTIRRGATAPQAAGVIHTDFERGFIKAEVVSYADLVDAGSMAEAKSRGRVRIEGKDYVMADGDVVEFRFNV; this comes from the coding sequence GTGGCTCTCACTATCGGCATCGTCGGCCTGCCCAACGTCGGCAAGTCCACCCTGTTCAACGCGTTGACCCGCAACGATGTGCTCGCGGCGAACTACCCGTTCGCGACCATCGAGCCCAACGTCGGGGTCGTCGGGGTGCCCGATCCGCGGCTGACCGTGCTGGCCGGGATCTTCAGCTCGGCGAAGGTGGTCCCCGCCACCGTGAGCTTCGTCGACATCGCCGGCATCGTCCGCGGCGCGTCGGAGGGGCAGGGGCTGGGCAACAAGTTCCTGGCCAACATCCGCGAAGCCGACGCGATCTGTCAGGTGATCCGAGCCTTCACCGATCCCGATGTCGTTCACGTCGACGGAAAGGTGTCGCCGGCCGACGACATCGAAACGATCAACACCGAGCTGATCCTGGCCGACCTCGACACCGTGGAGAAGGCGCTGCCGCGGTTGCAGAAGGAAGCCCGTATTCAGAAGGACAAAGTGTCCGTCGTGGCTGCGGTCGAGGCAGCGCAGAAGGTGCTGGAAGAGGGTCGTACGGTCTTTGCCGCCGGCCTTGACCCCGAGCCGCTCCGGGAACTGCATCTCATGACGGCCAAGCCGTTCCTCTACGTTTTCAACGTCGACCCGGGTGAGCTGGCCAACGCCGATTTCATCACCTCGCTGCGCGATCTCGTGGCGCCGGCCGACGCGGTTTTCCTCGACGCCAAAACAGAATCCGAGCTGGTCGAGCTCGAACCGGAGGAGGCGTTGGAGCTGCTGCAGTCCATGGGCGTCGAGGAGTCCGGTCTCGATCAGCTCGCCCACCTCGGCTTCGACACTCTGGGACTGCAGACCTACCTGACCGCCGGGCCGAAGGAGGCGCGCGCGTGGACGATTCGGCGTGGCGCGACCGCTCCGCAGGCGGCGGGCGTCATCCACACCGACTTCGAACGCGGGTTCATCAAGGCCGAAGTGGTCTCCTATGCCGACCTCGTCGATGCCGGGTCGATGGCTGAGGCGAAGTCGCGGGGCCGGGTGCGGATCGAAGGCAAGGACTACGTCATGGCCGATGGGGACGTCGTCGAGTTCCGCTTCAACGTCTGA